A stretch of DNA from Gottschalkia acidurici 9a:
GTATTTTATCATGAAAAAAATAGTCGCATTAACCTTAGTTACAATAGTATTTGGAAGTCTTTTAGTAGCATGTAAGAGTAAAACCGATCTAGTTTCATTTGAAAAAGCTGAGATAAAAAAACCACAAGTAATTAAAATTGCTAGACTAAATGCGGAAGCCGTAAATTTAGTTGCAAAAGAACAGAAATTCTTTGAAAAAGAATTTGAAAAGGATGATATAAAGATAGAATATTCAATATTTGACTCAGGTGCCCCTATAGTAGAGGGCTTTACAGCCGGAAGGATAGACATTTCACTAACAGGAGACCAACCTATATTAAACGGAATAGCAAAAGGGGTTCCGATTAGTATAGTTGGAGCAATTGATGGTGGAGTAAAAAATCAAGGCTTAGTTGTTTCAGAAAAGTCAAATATAAAGGATTTAAAAGATCTAAAAGGAAAGAAAATAGGGTTAGGAATAGGAACAGTAAATCAACACTTACTATCTTTATATCTGGATAAAGCGGGATTAGAAGAGAGTGATGTAAAAATGGTTAATTTAAAACCAGGAGACGGTGTAAATGCATTAATTACAAATGATGTAGATGCAATTATTTCTATAGAACCATTTATTTCACTTGCAGAATCTAAGAATGCTGGAAAGTTACTTTTTGATGGTACTGGATATAAAAGATCAGTAGTTACACTTACTGTCTCAAACGATTTTAGTGAAAAGTATCCTGAAATTACTTCTAGAATTTTGAAGGTATATAACGATACAACTATATGGATTGACGAGAATAAGGAAGAAGCAGCTAAAATTATAGCAAATGAAGCTAAAGTTCCTGAAGAGCTTTTAGTTAAGATTAGTGCAAATAAAAAACCAGGGGTAACTCTATCAGAAGATGATATTAAAGAATTTAATTCAACACTTGTTTTTTTAGAGAAATCTAAGA
This window harbors:
- a CDS encoding ABC transporter substrate-binding protein; amino-acid sequence: MKKIVALTLVTIVFGSLLVACKSKTDLVSFEKAEIKKPQVIKIARLNAEAVNLVAKEQKFFEKEFEKDDIKIEYSIFDSGAPIVEGFTAGRIDISLTGDQPILNGIAKGVPISIVGAIDGGVKNQGLVVSEKSNIKDLKDLKGKKIGLGIGTVNQHLLSLYLDKAGLEESDVKMVNLKPGDGVNALITNDVDAIISIEPFISLAESKNAGKLLFDGTGYKRSVVTLTVSNDFSEKYPEITSRILKVYNDTTIWIDENKEEAAKIIANEAKVPEELLVKISANKKPGVTLSEDDIKEFNSTLVFLEKSKIVDRKIEIESVFNREFFKVGYILS